One genomic segment of Sminthopsis crassicaudata isolate SCR6 chromosome 2, ASM4859323v1, whole genome shotgun sequence includes these proteins:
- the ARRDC1 gene encoding arrestin domain-containing protein 1 isoform X1 — translation MGKLQLFEIYLSNSRVIYSPGEPLSGTVNLRLGAALPYRAIRVTCIGSCGVSSKANDTSWTVEEAYFNSTLSLADKGTLSPGEHAFPFQFLLPTTAPTSFEGPFGKIVHQLRAVIDTPRFSKDHKCSRIFYILSPLNLNTLPDIEQPNEATTTKKFSYKLVKSGNVILTASTDLRGYVVGQVVQLRADIENQSGKDTGPVVASLLQKVSYKAKRWIYDLRTIAEVEGSGVKAWKRAEWREQILVPALPQSVLPGCSLIHIDYFIQVSLKAPEATVHLPLFIGNIAMNSPPLSPGLCLSGLPPPLVPTAPPEDLDATASGPCPVAHVSLPTKSHSQQQQQSARPFSYTAGPSSPEAEPRPEPEEDSPSGRRPPLCLSTGATVPYFAEGPVVPVPTASNLILPPEYSTWGYPYEAPPSYEQSCSSANPGLSNGN, via the exons CCATCAGGGTGACCTGCATAGGATCCTGTGGAGTGTCCAGCAAGGCCAATGATACTTCATGGACAGTGGAAGAAGCATACTTCAACAGTACATTGTCCCTGGCTGACAAAG GAACCTTATCTCCAGGAGAACATGCCTTCCCCTTCCAGTTTCTGTTGCCAA CCACAGCACCCACATCCTTCGAGGGGCCCTTTGGGAAGATTGTGCACCAGCTGCGGGCTGTGATTGACACTCCTCGCTTCTCCAAGGATCACAAATGCAGCCGTATCTTCTACATCCTCAGTCCCTTAAACCTCAACACTCTCCCAGACATTGAG CAACCCAACGAGGCCACGACCACCAAGAAGTTCTCTTACAAGTTGGTGAAGAGTGGGAATGTTATTCTCACTGCAAGCACTGACCTCAGGGGCTACGTGGTGGGTCAGGTGGTCCAGCTCCGAGCAGACATTGAGAACCAGTCTGGCAAGGACACAGGGCCTGTGGTGGCCAGCCTTCTCCAG AAAGTATCCTACAAGGCCAAGCGCTGGATCTACGATCTTCGGACAATTGCGGAAGTTGAAGGCTCAGGGGTGAAGGCCTGGAAGCGGGCTGAGTGGCGGGAGCAGATCTTGGTACCTGCCCTGCCACAGTCAGTGTTACCTGGCTGTAGCCTCATCCACATAGACTACTTCATCCAG GTCTCACTGAAGGCACCTGAAGCAACAGTGCACCTACCCCTTTTCATCGGCAACATTGCAATGAATAGCCCTCCTCTGAGTCCTGGCCTGTGCTTGTCTGGGCTCCCACCGCCCCTGGTGCCCACTGCGCCACCTGAGGACTTGGATGCAACAGCCAGTGGGCCTTGTCCTGTGGCCCACGTCTCCCTCCCTACCAAGAGCCACTCCCAGCAGCAGCAACAGTCTGCGAGGCCCTTCAGCTATACAGCCGGCCCGAGCTCCCCAGAGGCTGAGCCCAGGCCCGAACCCGAGGAGGACTCCCCCAGCGGCAGGCGGCCACCCCTCTGCTTGTCCACTGGCGCCACTGTTCCCTACTTTGCTGAAGGCCCTGTGGTTCCTGTACCTACTGCCAGCAACCTGATCTTGCCGCCAGAGTACAGCACATGGGGCTATCCCTATG AGGCCCCTCCCTCCTATGAACAGAGCTGCAGCAGTGCCAACCCAGGCTTGAGCAACGGGAACTGA
- the ARRDC1 gene encoding arrestin domain-containing protein 1 isoform X2, with protein MILHGQWKKHTSTVHCPWLTKVSRSPPTELIQESLDVPCAPLSAPATAPTSFEGPFGKIVHQLRAVIDTPRFSKDHKCSRIFYILSPLNLNTLPDIEQPNEATTTKKFSYKLVKSGNVILTASTDLRGYVVGQVVQLRADIENQSGKDTGPVVASLLQKVSYKAKRWIYDLRTIAEVEGSGVKAWKRAEWREQILVPALPQSVLPGCSLIHIDYFIQVSLKAPEATVHLPLFIGNIAMNSPPLSPGLCLSGLPPPLVPTAPPEDLDATASGPCPVAHVSLPTKSHSQQQQQSARPFSYTAGPSSPEAEPRPEPEEDSPSGRRPPLCLSTGATVPYFAEGPVVPVPTASNLILPPEYSTWGYPYEAPPSYEQSCSSANPGLSNGN; from the exons ATGATACTTCATGGACAGTGGAAGAAGCATACTTCAACAGTACATTGTCCCTGGCTGACAAAGGTAAGCAGGAGCCCACCCACAGAATTAATCCAGGAATCCTTGGATG TTCCTTGTGCTCCCCTCTCTGCCCCAGCCACAGCACCCACATCCTTCGAGGGGCCCTTTGGGAAGATTGTGCACCAGCTGCGGGCTGTGATTGACACTCCTCGCTTCTCCAAGGATCACAAATGCAGCCGTATCTTCTACATCCTCAGTCCCTTAAACCTCAACACTCTCCCAGACATTGAG CAACCCAACGAGGCCACGACCACCAAGAAGTTCTCTTACAAGTTGGTGAAGAGTGGGAATGTTATTCTCACTGCAAGCACTGACCTCAGGGGCTACGTGGTGGGTCAGGTGGTCCAGCTCCGAGCAGACATTGAGAACCAGTCTGGCAAGGACACAGGGCCTGTGGTGGCCAGCCTTCTCCAG AAAGTATCCTACAAGGCCAAGCGCTGGATCTACGATCTTCGGACAATTGCGGAAGTTGAAGGCTCAGGGGTGAAGGCCTGGAAGCGGGCTGAGTGGCGGGAGCAGATCTTGGTACCTGCCCTGCCACAGTCAGTGTTACCTGGCTGTAGCCTCATCCACATAGACTACTTCATCCAG GTCTCACTGAAGGCACCTGAAGCAACAGTGCACCTACCCCTTTTCATCGGCAACATTGCAATGAATAGCCCTCCTCTGAGTCCTGGCCTGTGCTTGTCTGGGCTCCCACCGCCCCTGGTGCCCACTGCGCCACCTGAGGACTTGGATGCAACAGCCAGTGGGCCTTGTCCTGTGGCCCACGTCTCCCTCCCTACCAAGAGCCACTCCCAGCAGCAGCAACAGTCTGCGAGGCCCTTCAGCTATACAGCCGGCCCGAGCTCCCCAGAGGCTGAGCCCAGGCCCGAACCCGAGGAGGACTCCCCCAGCGGCAGGCGGCCACCCCTCTGCTTGTCCACTGGCGCCACTGTTCCCTACTTTGCTGAAGGCCCTGTGGTTCCTGTACCTACTGCCAGCAACCTGATCTTGCCGCCAGAGTACAGCACATGGGGCTATCCCTATG AGGCCCCTCCCTCCTATGAACAGAGCTGCAGCAGTGCCAACCCAGGCTTGAGCAACGGGAACTGA